Proteins encoded together in one Thermomonospora curvata DSM 43183 window:
- a CDS encoding DUF2207 domain-containing protein, which translates to MWGRSRLLVTSVLVAALTGALPAATAHAAPGSDGPASGRVISDEVTLTIDRDGVAHARETIVYEFAGERGFDRYLVTRTRDSDTHDRIYEVTGVRAGSPDGGPTAVSASTSGDRMHIRVSGDAPLSGRRTVTLEYDVRGTITPLGQLEELRWPAIGGWRVPVDSAKVTVAGTAPVRNVNCFAGPLHSAIGCSRFYTSHTQDRGMFEQQNLLPGEHLTVVVGYPAGATGAQPLYAQRRTLVTAFSVNTVTLSALGVLLALLLGGFGVLYLLRGRDARAVGKHAAEGDRPAVVGTEFAPPDGVRPGQIGTLIDEQADVIDVTATIVDLAVRSYLLIEEEDRAVTGRTDWTLRRLQRPVDDLLPYERLLLEALFKDREEIKLSELGGTFAAELAKVRSAMYDDVVRQGWFARRPDTVRSRWTTAGIAISVLGLLGTVILAIYTDLALVGLSVIIGGAALAVGGQYMPAKTARGSTVLAHTIGFRAFLERGQAPEGVEGPQRIALFSRYLPYAVVFDVVGKWAKTVEDAGVQAKGADNLYWYEGPAEWDLSKFAESMRTFTLAASGAISQTRQFRSL; encoded by the coding sequence ATGTGGGGACGTTCGCGGCTGCTGGTCACGTCTGTGCTCGTCGCGGCGCTGACCGGTGCGCTGCCGGCCGCGACCGCGCACGCCGCTCCCGGGAGCGACGGACCGGCCTCCGGCCGGGTGATCAGCGACGAGGTCACCTTGACGATCGACCGCGACGGCGTGGCGCACGCCCGGGAGACGATCGTCTACGAGTTCGCCGGCGAGCGGGGCTTTGACCGCTACCTGGTCACCCGCACCCGCGACAGCGACACCCATGACCGCATCTACGAGGTCACCGGCGTGCGGGCCGGCAGCCCCGACGGCGGGCCGACCGCCGTGAGCGCCTCCACCAGCGGCGACCGGATGCACATCCGCGTCAGCGGGGACGCGCCGCTGAGCGGCCGGCGCACCGTGACGCTGGAATACGACGTGCGCGGCACGATCACCCCGCTGGGGCAGCTGGAGGAGCTGCGCTGGCCGGCGATCGGCGGCTGGCGGGTGCCGGTCGACTCGGCCAAGGTCACCGTGGCCGGCACGGCCCCGGTCCGCAACGTCAACTGCTTCGCCGGGCCGCTGCACAGCGCGATCGGCTGCAGCCGCTTCTACACCAGCCACACCCAGGACAGGGGCATGTTCGAGCAGCAGAACCTGCTGCCGGGCGAGCACCTGACCGTGGTGGTGGGCTACCCCGCGGGCGCCACCGGCGCCCAGCCGCTGTACGCCCAGCGCCGCACGCTGGTCACCGCGTTCTCGGTCAACACCGTCACCCTCAGCGCCCTGGGCGTGCTGCTGGCGCTGCTGCTGGGCGGGTTCGGCGTGCTGTACCTGCTGCGCGGCCGGGACGCGCGCGCCGTCGGCAAGCACGCCGCCGAGGGCGACCGGCCGGCCGTGGTCGGCACCGAGTTCGCCCCGCCGGACGGGGTGCGTCCCGGCCAGATCGGCACCCTGATCGACGAGCAGGCCGACGTCATCGACGTCACCGCCACCATCGTCGATCTGGCGGTGCGGTCCTACCTGCTGATCGAGGAGGAGGACCGGGCGGTCACCGGCCGCACCGACTGGACGCTGCGGCGGCTGCAGCGTCCCGTCGACGACCTGCTGCCGTATGAGCGGCTGCTCCTGGAGGCCCTGTTCAAGGACCGCGAGGAGATCAAGCTGTCGGAGCTGGGCGGCACCTTCGCCGCCGAGCTGGCCAAGGTCCGCTCGGCGATGTACGACGACGTGGTCCGCCAGGGCTGGTTCGCCCGCCGCCCCGACACCGTGCGCAGCCGCTGGACCACCGCGGGCATCGCGATCTCGGTGCTGGGCCTGCTCGGCACCGTGATCTTGGCGATCTACACCGATCTGGCGCTGGTCGGGCTGTCGGTGATCATCGGTGGGGCGGCGCTGGCGGTGGGCGGCCAGTACATGCCCGCCAAGACCGCCCGCGGCTCCACCGTGCTGGCGCACACCATCGGTTTCCGGGCGTTCCTGGAGCGCGGCCAGGCCCCCGAGGGCGTCGAGGGGCCGCAGCGCATCGCCCTGTTCTCCCGCTACCTGCCGTACGCGGTGGTGTTCGACGTGGTCGGCAAGTGGGCCAAGACCGTCGAGGACGCCGGCGTGCAGGCCAAGGGCGCCGACAACCTCTACTGGTATGAGGGCCCGGCCGAGTGGGACCTGTCGAAGTTCGCCGAGTCGATGCGCACCTTCACGCTGGCCGCCTCCGGCGCGATCTCCCAGACCAGGCAGTTCCGCAGCCTGTGA
- a CDS encoding neutral zinc metallopeptidase, whose translation MVRRTPAPEVRRHAAGYPQGPPFAQRYALPPRNRRPRRSAGGTAAGILGGIAALLTLAALGMAAFAEPGTMPVRIGRAPEVPRQTATDNPLYRTGPLTPTGCRLPRIQEGVDESMRHFMETLTQCLDRSWQRQFAAAGMPFRRPERVFWDSPGRGPCGSYPSPGTAAFYCPENNTMYVGLRHIVETAGGEPVSHYAVYARVIAHEYGHHVQEQAGILAYGHQRMEAASDADRAEISRRIELQAQCLAGLFLGAERRTLPMTRAQYAAMIADVRGRGDDRQSDGQRDHGSGRNYAGWVVKGYRGGSVSACNTWTVPSADVD comes from the coding sequence ATGGTGCGCCGAACCCCTGCCCCCGAGGTGCGGCGGCACGCGGCCGGATACCCGCAAGGACCGCCCTTCGCCCAGCGGTACGCGCTGCCGCCGCGCAACCGGCGGCCGCGGCGGAGCGCGGGCGGCACGGCGGCGGGGATCCTCGGCGGGATCGCCGCGCTGCTGACGCTGGCGGCGCTGGGCATGGCGGCGTTCGCCGAGCCGGGGACGATGCCGGTGCGGATCGGCCGGGCCCCGGAGGTCCCCAGGCAGACGGCGACCGACAACCCCCTGTACCGGACCGGGCCGCTGACCCCCACCGGTTGCCGGCTGCCCCGCATCCAGGAGGGGGTGGACGAGTCCATGCGGCACTTCATGGAGACGCTAACCCAGTGCCTGGATCGTTCCTGGCAGCGGCAGTTCGCCGCGGCCGGAATGCCCTTCCGCAGGCCCGAGCGGGTCTTTTGGGACTCGCCCGGCCGCGGCCCCTGCGGCAGCTACCCCAGCCCCGGCACCGCCGCGTTCTACTGCCCGGAGAACAACACCATGTACGTGGGGCTGCGGCACATCGTGGAGACCGCCGGCGGCGAGCCGGTCTCGCACTATGCGGTGTACGCCCGGGTGATCGCCCACGAGTACGGCCATCACGTGCAGGAGCAGGCGGGCATCCTGGCCTACGGGCACCAGCGGATGGAGGCCGCCTCCGACGCCGACCGCGCCGAGATCAGCCGCCGCATCGAGCTGCAGGCCCAATGCCTGGCCGGCCTGTTCCTGGGGGCCGAGCGCCGCACGCTGCCCATGACGAGGGCCCAGTACGCGGCCATGATCGCCGATGTGCGGGGACGCGGCGACGACCGGCAAAGCGACGGCCAGCGCGACCACGGCTCCGGCCGCAACTACGCCGGCTGGGTCGTCAAGGGCTACCGCGGCGGTTCGGTGAGTGCTTGCAACACCTGGACCGTCCCCTCTGCCGACGTGGATTGA
- a CDS encoding helix-turn-helix domain-containing protein yields the protein MAGSKVGSIGEYIREQRQRAKISLRQLADVSGISNPYLSQIERGLRKPSAEILQQIAKGLRISAEALYVQAGILEDREADTDVQTAIRADLNLTERQKQVLLDIYESFRRENEAAATAAGGRARPKTSGAAKKTKQAKQADQDET from the coding sequence ATGGCAGGTTCGAAGGTCGGCTCGATCGGCGAGTACATCCGGGAGCAGCGGCAGCGGGCGAAGATCTCGCTGCGGCAGCTGGCCGATGTGTCGGGCATCTCCAACCCGTACCTCAGCCAGATCGAGCGCGGGTTGCGCAAGCCGAGCGCGGAGATCCTCCAGCAGATCGCCAAGGGGCTGCGGATCTCCGCCGAGGCGCTGTACGTGCAGGCGGGGATCCTCGAGGACCGCGAGGCCGACACCGATGTGCAGACCGCCATCCGGGCCGACCTCAACCTGACGGAACGGCAAAAGCAGGTCCTGCTGGACATCTACGAGTCGTTCCGCAGGGAGAACGAGGCCGCCGCCACGGCGGCGGGCGGCCGTGCCCGCCCGAAGACCTCGGGCGCCGCCAAGAAGACGAAGCAGGCGAAACAGGCCGACCAGGACGAGACGTAG
- a CDS encoding DUF2516 family protein, producing MVQGLNYFFWLLAIVAFGFELWALFDALRTPAGAYAAADKQNKNLWVILLVVANVVGLGGAVNFLHLLSILPIAAFLVAAIYLADVRPAVQPYRGKRGGSSGGPYGPW from the coding sequence GTGGTGCAGGGACTGAACTACTTCTTCTGGCTCCTGGCGATCGTCGCCTTCGGGTTCGAGCTGTGGGCGCTGTTCGACGCGCTGCGGACCCCGGCGGGCGCCTATGCCGCCGCCGACAAGCAGAACAAGAACCTGTGGGTGATCCTCCTGGTGGTGGCCAACGTGGTGGGACTGGGCGGTGCGGTCAACTTCCTGCACCTGCTGTCCATCCTGCCCATCGCCGCGTTCCTGGTCGCCGCGATCTACCTGGCCGACGTGCGGCCGGCGGTGCAGCCCTACCGCGGCAAGCGCGGCGGCTCCTCCGGCGGGCCGTACGGCCCCTGGTGA
- a CDS encoding SGNH/GDSL hydrolase family protein has protein sequence MALLLCGCSTSQAAEPAGDPASAAPPRLHVPVVFMLGDSYTAGIKSVPPEKTYAAETARRLGWQVVIAGYAGTGFMARGKIGKNFADLYDAQLAWRPAPDMIVVSGGHNDRHPPDQVALAANRLLTEITVRWPKTHVVLVGPMWGGDPPPRALRVRDALRTTATTLKVPFIDPLAERWITGNVHKGTGNAKRYILPDGTHPTAAGNRYIADRLVTALRARGLDHPMQGVPARRPTPQHAEAGAPAGRDDPKRP, from the coding sequence GTGGCGTTGCTCCTGTGCGGCTGCAGCACCTCGCAGGCGGCCGAGCCCGCCGGGGACCCGGCCTCCGCCGCGCCGCCCCGGCTGCACGTCCCGGTGGTGTTCATGCTGGGCGACAGCTACACCGCGGGGATCAAGAGCGTGCCGCCGGAGAAGACCTACGCGGCCGAGACCGCCCGCCGGCTGGGCTGGCAGGTGGTCATCGCCGGGTACGCCGGAACCGGCTTCATGGCCCGCGGCAAGATCGGCAAGAACTTCGCCGACCTGTACGACGCCCAGCTGGCCTGGCGGCCCGCCCCGGACATGATCGTGGTCTCCGGCGGGCACAACGACCGCCACCCCCCGGACCAGGTGGCGCTGGCGGCCAACCGGCTGCTCACCGAGATCACGGTGCGCTGGCCCAAGACCCACGTGGTGCTGGTGGGCCCGATGTGGGGCGGCGACCCCCCGCCGCGGGCGCTGCGGGTGCGCGACGCCCTGCGCACCACCGCGACGACGCTGAAGGTGCCGTTCATCGACCCGCTGGCCGAGCGCTGGATCACCGGGAACGTCCACAAGGGAACCGGCAACGCCAAGCGGTACATCCTGCCGGACGGCACGCACCCCACCGCGGCGGGCAACCGCTACATCGCCGACCGGCTCGTCACCGCCCTGCGCGCCCGCGGGCTGGACCACCCCATGCAGGGAGTGCCCGCCCGGCGGCCGACCCCGCAGCACGCCGAGGCCGGCGCGCCCGCCGGGCGGGACGATCCGAAACGGCCCTGA
- a CDS encoding TetR family transcriptional regulator, with protein sequence MHHVQSAGLRERKKQRTRQALATAALRLFAEQGYEETTIADIAAAAEVSPRTFFAYFPSKEDVVFAEIDDRLAEVRERLARRPPGETPLETIRDSVLNVLEALVTEHGEYGAVQVRLVLERPALQARALQRLHEAQLEVAGRLRELCPDIDEIDAMAVSGLAIGCMQAVLTHCRRHGMDPGTTRAALDRALMIMERGLGSIPALHKAAP encoded by the coding sequence ATGCATCACGTCCAGTCCGCGGGACTGCGCGAACGCAAGAAACAGCGCACCCGGCAGGCGCTCGCCACCGCCGCCCTCCGGCTGTTCGCCGAACAGGGGTATGAGGAGACCACCATCGCCGACATCGCCGCCGCGGCCGAGGTGTCCCCCCGCACCTTCTTCGCCTACTTCCCCAGCAAGGAGGACGTGGTCTTCGCCGAGATCGACGACCGGCTGGCCGAGGTGCGCGAGCGGCTGGCCCGCCGCCCGCCCGGGGAGACCCCGCTGGAGACGATCCGCGACAGCGTGCTGAACGTGCTGGAGGCGCTGGTCACCGAGCACGGCGAGTACGGGGCGGTGCAGGTGCGGCTGGTGCTGGAGCGGCCCGCGCTGCAGGCCCGCGCCCTGCAGCGGCTGCACGAGGCGCAGCTGGAGGTGGCCGGCCGGCTGCGCGAGCTGTGCCCGGACATCGACGAGATCGACGCGATGGCCGTCTCCGGGCTGGCGATCGGCTGCATGCAGGCGGTGCTCACCCACTGCCGGCGGCACGGCATGGACCCCGGCACCACCCGCGCCGCCCTGGACCGCGCCCTGATGATCATGGAGCGCGGCCTGGGCTCCATTCCGGCCCTGCACAAGGCCGCCCCCTGA
- a CDS encoding MMPL family transporter: MAAFLDALGRWCVRRRRTVFEVWIVAILAIGVLGLTQGGVFVQQSSLPGTETQRALDLLREDFPAMTGPATTVVFTARQEPGAPSPGDWRVSLAVGEAIDNIAKLDRVGYIENPYVQGMGGLKNDRAVVVRVFLKGTMGDISTADLDKLDRAVEPARMAGLEVKFGGIVAMLLNQPKGGPQEAVGLVMAMLVLLLAFGSYLAACIPIVVSLCALAVSYSLIHYGASILEIHPTAPMAAAMLGLGAGIDYALFIVTRYRQQIAQGDDVETAVGRAMAHSGHAVLFAGGTVVFAICGLFLSGIAFVGRIGIASALAVMVMVVAALTLLPAVLGAVGPRIDRYRLPRVRPDKASDRWMRWGRHVDRHAWPYAIIATLVLLVCSVPTLDLKFGVMADSTAASSMSSRQAYDVVAREFGEGHYSPWVIVAKAPARSSGEEADANSRTGDQAPEVDGPAGLTGLTVPQAPPQATAEPRREQAVAPVVRGAPDLSKEPNPQAVLLGQEIKRVVGEVPGVAHVADPIVAGDTAVVSVIPTTAPHVEATTDLVHRLRAQEIPQVAAAHPGSQIYLGGENPAIIDLADTVGERMPIVVIAVVLVALLLLVIAFRAIVVPVKAALMNLLSIGASYGVVTAVFQWGWGVKLFGMEQAVPIISFVPLFMFALIFGLSMDYEVFLLSRIKEEYDRSGDPHESVVIGIGATARLITSAALIMIFVFLSFVPQPDPTIKMMALGLAVAVAVDATIVRMVLVPALMSLLGHANWWFPSRFGGPKRDRQPQELEQEDVSPVQRHDLVSAGH, encoded by the coding sequence ATGGCGGCTTTTCTGGACGCGCTCGGGCGCTGGTGCGTGCGGCGCCGGCGGACGGTCTTCGAGGTGTGGATCGTCGCGATCCTCGCCATCGGCGTGCTGGGCCTCACCCAGGGCGGGGTGTTCGTCCAGCAGTCCAGCCTGCCCGGCACCGAGACCCAGCGCGCCCTGGACCTGCTGCGGGAGGACTTCCCGGCCATGACCGGGCCCGCCACCACGGTGGTGTTCACCGCGCGGCAGGAGCCCGGCGCGCCCTCCCCCGGTGACTGGCGGGTGTCCCTGGCGGTCGGGGAGGCCATCGACAACATCGCCAAGCTGGACCGGGTCGGCTACATCGAGAACCCCTACGTCCAGGGCATGGGCGGGCTCAAGAACGACCGGGCCGTGGTCGTGCGCGTCTTCCTCAAGGGGACGATGGGCGACATCAGCACCGCCGACCTGGACAAGCTCGACCGCGCCGTGGAACCGGCCCGCATGGCCGGGCTGGAGGTGAAGTTCGGCGGCATCGTCGCCATGCTGCTCAACCAGCCCAAGGGCGGCCCCCAGGAGGCCGTCGGGCTGGTCATGGCCATGCTGGTGCTGCTGCTGGCGTTCGGCTCCTACCTGGCCGCCTGCATACCGATCGTGGTGTCGCTGTGCGCCCTGGCCGTCTCCTACTCCCTGATCCACTACGGGGCCTCGATCCTGGAGATCCACCCCACCGCGCCCATGGCCGCCGCCATGCTCGGGCTGGGAGCGGGAATCGACTACGCCCTGTTCATCGTCACCCGCTACCGGCAGCAGATCGCCCAAGGCGACGACGTGGAGACCGCGGTGGGCCGGGCGATGGCCCACTCCGGGCACGCGGTGCTCTTCGCCGGCGGCACCGTGGTGTTCGCCATCTGCGGGCTGTTCTTGTCGGGCATCGCCTTCGTCGGCCGCATCGGCATCGCCTCGGCGCTGGCGGTGATGGTCATGGTGGTGGCGGCGCTGACGCTGCTGCCGGCCGTCCTCGGCGCGGTCGGCCCCCGCATCGACCGCTACCGGCTGCCGCGGGTCCGCCCCGACAAGGCCAGCGACCGCTGGATGCGGTGGGGACGGCACGTGGACCGGCACGCCTGGCCGTATGCGATCATCGCCACCCTGGTGCTGCTGGTGTGCTCGGTGCCCACGCTGGATTTGAAGTTCGGCGTGATGGCCGACAGCACCGCCGCCTCCTCGATGTCCTCCCGGCAGGCCTACGACGTGGTGGCCCGCGAGTTCGGCGAGGGCCACTACAGCCCGTGGGTGATCGTCGCCAAGGCGCCCGCCCGTTCTTCCGGCGAGGAGGCCGACGCGAACTCCCGGACCGGTGACCAGGCCCCCGAAGTGGACGGCCCGGCCGGGCTGACCGGGCTGACCGTCCCGCAGGCCCCGCCGCAGGCCACCGCCGAGCCCCGGCGGGAGCAGGCCGTCGCCCCGGTGGTGCGCGGCGCCCCCGACCTGAGCAAGGAGCCCAACCCGCAGGCCGTGCTGCTGGGCCAGGAGATCAAGCGGGTCGTCGGCGAGGTCCCCGGCGTGGCGCACGTGGCCGACCCGATCGTGGCCGGCGACACCGCGGTGGTGTCGGTGATCCCCACCACCGCCCCGCACGTGGAGGCCACCACCGACCTGGTGCACCGGCTGCGCGCCCAGGAGATCCCCCAGGTGGCCGCCGCCCACCCCGGCTCCCAGATCTACCTGGGCGGGGAGAATCCGGCGATCATCGATCTGGCCGACACGGTCGGCGAGCGCATGCCGATCGTGGTGATCGCCGTGGTGCTCGTCGCCCTGCTGCTGCTGGTGATCGCCTTCCGCGCCATCGTGGTGCCGGTCAAGGCCGCGCTGATGAACCTGCTGTCCATCGGCGCCTCCTACGGCGTGGTCACCGCGGTCTTCCAGTGGGGCTGGGGGGTGAAGCTGTTCGGCATGGAGCAGGCCGTGCCGATCATCTCCTTCGTCCCGCTGTTCATGTTCGCCCTGATCTTCGGGCTGTCCATGGACTATGAGGTCTTCCTGCTGTCGCGGATCAAGGAGGAGTACGACCGCAGCGGCGACCCGCACGAGAGCGTGGTGATCGGCATCGGCGCCACCGCCCGGCTGATCACCTCGGCGGCGCTGATCATGATCTTCGTCTTCCTGAGCTTCGTGCCCCAGCCCGACCCCACCATCAAGATGATGGCGCTGGGCCTGGCGGTGGCCGTCGCCGTGGACGCCACCATCGTGCGCATGGTCCTGGTCCCCGCCCTGATGAGCCTGCTCGGCCACGCCAACTGGTGGTTTCCAAGCAGGTTCGGAGGCCCGAAGCGGGACAGGCAGCCTCAGGAGCTGGAGCAAGAGGACGTTTCCCCAGTTCAGAGGCATGATTTGGTGTCCGCGGGGCACTAG
- a CDS encoding helix-turn-helix domain-containing protein, whose product MEEVYRRIGENIVRRRMRLGMSQSVLAGLIGRSESWVSQVERGVHKVDRLSVLVTLARALNVEVADLVNEIPIVKQGNGPDLEGLQRLRRSLEIPDALRDDEIVDDPARLRRDMDDAWHLFHACHYGTLAAILPLLRSRLGGNAALLAEYYQLTSGFIKKTGDAHLARLLAERAITQATIAGDEGLKAAGAWRLGFACQSLGLYDNAVSVVMMAESALAGDDSQLAMRGALHLNAAIACALKEDRVSARQHLAEARAIGKRVPDGNAYQTFFGPTNVAITEVSVSVELHDGVDPDGISIAPPAIDSGERRARHLIDLAYGHSQLAKDEEAVDRLLEADEIAHEEVRLNPRVRRFIGELLEREKPSYRSKIRMLAQRTGVRDTS is encoded by the coding sequence ATGGAAGAGGTCTACCGGCGCATCGGCGAGAACATTGTCAGAAGACGTATGCGTCTGGGGATGTCGCAGAGTGTTCTGGCGGGTTTGATCGGCCGCTCTGAGAGCTGGGTGTCCCAAGTCGAACGCGGTGTTCATAAGGTAGACCGGCTGTCTGTTCTGGTCACGCTCGCACGTGCTCTCAACGTAGAGGTTGCTGATCTGGTCAATGAGATCCCCATTGTGAAGCAGGGGAACGGCCCCGACCTTGAGGGATTGCAACGTCTACGCCGCTCTCTAGAAATTCCTGATGCTCTCAGGGATGATGAGATAGTGGATGATCCCGCTAGGCTCAGGCGGGATATGGATGATGCCTGGCATCTATTTCACGCCTGCCATTATGGAACGCTTGCGGCAATCTTGCCTCTGCTGCGTTCGCGACTAGGCGGCAATGCGGCCCTATTGGCCGAGTACTATCAATTGACATCCGGATTCATTAAGAAGACCGGTGATGCGCACCTAGCGCGCCTCCTGGCAGAGCGCGCTATCACACAGGCCACTATTGCCGGTGACGAAGGACTTAAAGCGGCTGGGGCATGGCGTCTGGGATTCGCCTGCCAGTCACTAGGGTTGTATGACAACGCCGTATCGGTAGTGATGATGGCAGAGTCGGCCCTTGCGGGAGATGACTCCCAGCTCGCTATGCGGGGAGCTCTGCACTTGAATGCAGCTATCGCCTGTGCCCTCAAAGAAGATCGAGTATCAGCACGCCAACACTTGGCGGAGGCCCGAGCAATCGGCAAGCGGGTGCCAGACGGCAACGCCTATCAGACGTTCTTCGGGCCGACGAATGTTGCTATCACTGAGGTCAGTGTGTCGGTAGAACTACATGACGGCGTTGACCCGGACGGCATCTCTATTGCTCCTCCCGCTATCGATTCAGGGGAGAGGAGAGCAAGGCATCTGATCGATCTTGCCTATGGGCATAGCCAGTTGGCCAAAGACGAGGAAGCTGTAGACCGGCTGCTGGAGGCAGACGAGATAGCACATGAGGAAGTCAGGCTAAACCCCAGGGTTAGACGATTTATCGGGGAACTCTTGGAGAGGGAAAAGCCTTCCTACAGGTCAAAAATCCGGATGCTAGCGCAGCGGACAGGGGTAAGAGATACCTCATGA
- a CDS encoding flavoprotein, which translates to MNKVLYLIVCGAAPAPYADRLVKLAREQSWDVWVVGTPASRDFADFKALQEASGHPVRDSYKRPGEADVGMPGADAVVVAPATMNTIGKWANGICDTLATGILGESFAFNVPLVVLPFVSDAQAANPAYVRNVQFLQDCGVLFPVGIGRPGRVRDFPWEAALKALG; encoded by the coding sequence ATGAACAAGGTTCTATATCTGATTGTGTGTGGCGCTGCCCCAGCACCTTATGCTGACCGTCTGGTTAAGCTAGCCCGAGAACAGTCCTGGGATGTCTGGGTTGTCGGCACTCCTGCCTCTCGGGATTTCGCTGACTTTAAAGCCTTGCAGGAAGCTTCTGGCCATCCTGTACGAGACTCCTATAAGAGGCCTGGTGAAGCCGATGTAGGTATGCCTGGAGCTGATGCCGTTGTCGTTGCGCCAGCGACTATGAACACCATAGGAAAATGGGCCAACGGTATCTGTGACACGTTGGCTACGGGGATTCTCGGGGAGTCGTTTGCTTTTAACGTCCCACTAGTGGTTCTGCCGTTTGTTAGCGATGCTCAGGCAGCGAACCCTGCTTACGTGCGAAATGTTCAGTTCTTGCAGGATTGTGGGGTTTTGTTCCCTGTGGGCATAGGCCGGCCTGGGCGTGTCCGAGACTTCCCCTGGGAGGCAGCGCTCAAGGCGCTCGGGTAG
- a CDS encoding tyrosine-type recombinase/integrase produces MLRLSEQLPTNEVHQTKPRKHRKAGEYRDVPLPTFVYKEIKRHLAEHGTSDDGYFFRGPTRFLCQDVYRDHFRRARQAAGLPEGFRSHDLRHYFASIALHRGIPITEVSMWLGHRDIRTTHDLWAHGSLSLRPRQERTSMLSATSLSHLVLICPQPSQA; encoded by the coding sequence ATGCTACGGCTCAGTGAGCAGCTGCCGACCAACGAGGTACACCAGACCAAGCCCCGCAAGCATCGGAAGGCGGGCGAGTACCGGGACGTACCGCTCCCAACGTTCGTCTACAAGGAGATCAAGCGACACCTTGCCGAGCACGGCACCAGTGACGATGGCTACTTCTTCAGAGGCCCTACCCGCTTTCTGTGTCAGGACGTCTACCGTGATCACTTCCGCCGAGCACGGCAGGCAGCCGGACTGCCAGAAGGCTTCCGCTCCCACGACCTGAGGCACTACTTCGCCTCTATCGCCCTGCACAGGGGCATCCCGATCACAGAAGTCTCCATGTGGCTCGGTCACAGGGACATCCGGACCACACATGATCTATGGGCGCATGGTTCCCTCAGCCTTCGACCGCGCCAAGAGCGAACCTCAATGCTCTCTGCTACCTCCTTGAGCCACCTGGTTCTCATCTGCCCACAGCCCTCTCAGGCGTGA
- a CDS encoding DUF397 domain-containing protein, which yields MQEATATKWRKSSYSINGTGQCVELARLEAGIGLRDSKNPDQGHLTLTREALRGLLEAARRH from the coding sequence ATGCAGGAAGCGACGGCAACCAAGTGGCGTAAGAGCAGCTACAGCATCAACGGCACCGGCCAGTGCGTCGAGCTGGCCCGGCTGGAAGCCGGCATCGGCCTCCGGGACTCCAAAAACCCCGACCAGGGCCACCTCACCCTCACCAGGGAAGCCCTCCGTGGGCTCCTGGAGGCCGCCCGCCGGCACTGA
- a CDS encoding DUF5753 domain-containing protein, producing MFYASLGHDPQWFPQYLDKERQAGVIRIFNNSVVPGLLQTKEYAKAMISAGDVSDVAQELQRRIDRQEILHRPNPPFLSVLLTQAALEWPVGSPEVMREQLARLLELSERPRIMIRVVPRTWQSGAHVGLDGNFVLLTGEGFGQIAFSESPERGRLVSSPLKIEPYFIRYDRIAAKALTEDESRDLIRRMLEECNAGSDGNQVA from the coding sequence GTGTTCTACGCGAGCCTGGGGCATGACCCCCAATGGTTCCCTCAGTACCTGGACAAGGAGCGCCAGGCCGGCGTTATCCGAATCTTCAACAACAGCGTCGTGCCGGGCCTGCTCCAGACCAAGGAGTACGCCAAAGCGATGATCTCGGCCGGTGACGTCTCTGACGTGGCCCAAGAGCTACAACGCCGGATCGATCGGCAAGAGATCCTGCACCGCCCCAACCCACCGTTCCTCTCCGTGCTGCTCACCCAGGCAGCTCTAGAGTGGCCGGTAGGGTCCCCAGAGGTCATGAGGGAACAACTTGCCCGGCTCCTGGAGTTGTCCGAACGGCCTCGGATCATGATCCGGGTCGTCCCCCGGACCTGGCAATCCGGGGCACACGTGGGCCTGGACGGCAACTTTGTGCTCCTCACCGGCGAAGGCTTCGGCCAGATCGCATTCAGCGAGTCACCTGAGAGGGGACGATTGGTATCGTCCCCTCTGAAAATAGAGCCCTATTTCATCCGATATGACCGAATCGCCGCCAAAGCCCTGACGGAGGACGAGTCCAGGGACCTGATCCGCCGAATGTTGGAGGAGTGCAATGCAGGAAGCGACGGCAACCAAGTGGCGTAA